The Armatimonadota bacterium region GTTTGCCACACTGGCACGCAGCAGCGCCTGGGCGAGTGTCTCTGCGCTAGGTAAAGTAACCGATTTGCTCACGGTGAAACCTCCTTCTTATGCCCGACAGAAACGGGCGGGTGAACAGTGCTTTCGGCTATCAGGTCGTAGGTGGTTGCATCAGTAATCGTTACTTTCACAAATGTTCCCGGTTGCAGGTTCCTTCCACGTACCATCACCACGCCGTCCACCTCCGGGGCATCCCGGAACGAGCGGGCGATCCACATGTTGCTGTGGTCGGGGTGTGCCGCCTCTACCAGCACCTCCATCTCGCGCCCGACCCATGTGCGGTTACGTTCCAGCGAGATGCGCGCTTGCAGACGCATGAGGCGGTCGTAGCGGCTTCGGGCGACGCGAGAGGGCACGCGGTTGGGCAGCTTTTCAGCAGGTGTGCCGTCCTCCGGTGAGAAGAGGAAGGCTCCTGCTCGGTCCAGCTGTACCTCTTCAAGGAATGAGAGCAGATTCTCGAAGTGTCCCTCTGTCTCGCCGGGAAAGCCTACGATAAAGGTGCTGCGCACGGTCATATCAGGATGTACTTCCCTGAGACGGCGTATCAGTTCTGTGTATCGCTCTCTGCCGACCGGGCGCTTCATCGCGCGCAAAATCTCGTCGTCGGCATGCTGTAACGGCATGTCTACGTAGGGAAGCACGCCCGGCGTGTTCGCTAAAGCCTCCATGACCGGTTCGGTGAGGCGCGAGGGGTAGCAATAGAGCACGCGAATCCAACGGAACGCATGCATTGCGGACAGTTCGCGCAGCAGTTGGGGGAGCATCTGCTTTCCAGTGAGGTCTAAACCATATTGCGTTGTGTCCTGCGCAATGAGATTCACCTCCTGCACCCCACGCCCTGCAAGGTGCTCCGCTTCCGCCAGGACACGCTCTATCGGTTTGCTCACGTGCCCCCCGCGAAAGCTGGGAATAGCACAGAAGGTGCACTGGTGGTCGCAACCTTCGGAAATCTTGAGATATGCGCTCCAGGGAGCGGTGGAGAGCACACGTGTGCCTATTCGCGCCCACCGATGCTGAGGGGGTGTCTGCTCGACCACCATCTGGTCGGTAGACAGGGTACGCTCCACCACTTCGTGAATGCGTGCCATCTGCCCAACGCCGATGAGAGCGTCTACCTCGGGTATCTGTTCCAGCAGTTTTTGCCCATATCGTTGCGACAGACATCCGGCAACGATCACTTTCGCTCCTCGGCGTCGCTTCCAGCGCAGCGCATCGCGAATGGCAGAGAGAGATTCCTCCTTCGCACTGGCGATAAAACCGCAGGTGTTGACGATAATGGCGTCAGCATGCGAGGCATCGGAGGTGAGCGTGTAGCCCTGCTCCGCCAGCACGCCCAGCATCTCTTCTGCATCCACCACGTTTTTGGCGCAACCGAGATTGACGATTGCCACCGATGGGGATTTTCCGTTGGAACGACTCTTCGCCATACTC contains the following coding sequences:
- the rimO gene encoding ribosomal protein S12 methylthiotransferase RimO; this encodes MAKSRSNGKSPSVAIVNLGCAKNVVDAEEMLGVLAEQGYTLTSDASHADAIIVNTCGFIASAKEESLSAIRDALRWKRRRGAKVIVAGCLSQRYGQKLLEQIPEVDALIGVGQMARIHEVVERTLSTDQMVVEQTPPQHRWARIGTRVLSTAPWSAYLKISEGCDHQCTFCAIPSFRGGHVSKPIERVLAEAEHLAGRGVQEVNLIAQDTTQYGLDLTGKQMLPQLLRELSAMHAFRWIRVLYCYPSRLTEPVMEALANTPGVLPYVDMPLQHADDEILRAMKRPVGRERYTELIRRLREVHPDMTVRSTFIVGFPGETEGHFENLLSFLEEVQLDRAGAFLFSPEDGTPAEKLPNRVPSRVARSRYDRLMRLQARISLERNRTWVGREMEVLVEAAHPDHSNMWIARSFRDAPEVDGVVMVRGRNLQPGTFVKVTITDATTYDLIAESTVHPPVSVGHKKEVSP